The following nucleotide sequence is from Spartobacteria bacterium.
ATGTTCCTGCCTCGCTTTTTCTCACAGACGATAAAAAAGATCTGGTGAATAAAGGTGCCTCTGCAGAAATTATGGCGGGTTTAGAGCTGTTGAAAGCCGCACCGATGCACCGCAAGTCGGAATTGTTCTATTGGCAGAAAGAAAAACGGGCCGGCAATGCGGAAGTGGATTATGTGATACAAAAGGGGATGGACGTTGTTCCTATCGAAGTAAAAGCCGGGACGCGAGGAGCTATGCAGAGCATGCGGGTATTTCTGGAAAGTCATTCAACGTCAACATATGGCGTAAGATCCAGCCTGGAATCATTCGGAAGTATAGGAAATGATATACGAATTGTACCATTATACGCGCTGGGAGAATGGGCCGCTATGGATTCCGACTGGTAACCCTGATATATTGGAATTTTTCAAGACGAGCGATGCAAAAACTTCCAAGTGCCTGAAACTTTTAAATAATCTGAAAAATCGAATTTTTAGTACCAGCAGGAGGTGGCACAGTGGAAATATACGAAGCATTGATCAAGATCGTGAAAGATGAAGGGCGTGATGCCGTGCGTGATGGACGGCGGGTTTCGGCGATAGTGTCGGACCTGTGTAGCGGCGACGCGATGGAAGGGCATCGGCATTTGCTGAAAGTGGCGCTGGAACTGGGCGTGGCGACGGAATTGCTACGAGGTCAGCCGTCCGCGGCGGAAGAGGCACGGTTGCAGCAGATGCTGGTGACGCGGCGGTTCCTTTCGCCAGATGCGGCGGCAACCGTTGTGGGCTGGCTGATGTCTGCGCTGGGGTATGGTTCATCGGGAGGGACGGCGGCCTCGCCGTCCGCACAACCCGCGCAATCTGTCGTGTCGATCATGGGCGCCGAGGCTGTCGCCCCTCCCACTCCCGGCAAGGATTTCATCATCCCCGACCTAGGCATGGATATGGTGTGGGTTGCACCCGGGACATTTATGATGGGGAGCGAAAGCGGAAGGGAGAATGAAAAGCCGATCCATGAAGTGACCTTGACCAGAGTCTACTGGCTAGGGCGCTATCCGGTGACGCAGGCAGAATGGGTAGCGATCATGAAAAGCAATCCCAGCGAATTCAAAGGCGATGAACGACCAGTGGAGTGTGTCGACTGGTCGAGTTGCGTGGAATTCTGCGGTCGCTTGAACAAGCGTGAGCGTTCGGCAAACCGGCTTCCTGCGGGGTATAATTACGAACTGCCGACGGAGGCGCAGTGGGAATTCGCGGCGCGTGGCGGAACGCAAAGCCGCAGATTCATTTATAGCGGGAGCAATCAGCCTAATGCTGTTGCTTGGCATGAAGGTACCAAAGAGACAAAAGAAGTAGGCTTGCTG
It contains:
- a CDS encoding formylglycine-generating enzyme family protein; the encoded protein is MEIYEALIKIVKDEGRDAVRDGRRVSAIVSDLCSGDAMEGHRHLLKVALELGVATELLRGQPSAAEEARLQQMLVTRRFLSPDAAATVVGWLMSALGYGSSGGTAASPSAQPAQSVVSIMGAEAVAPPTPGKDFIIPDLGMDMVWVAPGTFMMGSESGRENEKPIHEVTLTRVYWLGRYPVTQAEWVAIMKSNPSEFKGDERPVECVDWSSCVEFCGRLNKRERSANRLPAGYNYELPTEAQWEFAARGGTQSRRFIYSGSNQPNAVAWHEGTKETKEVGLLQGNELGIHDMSGNVWEWCADWHGDYPSGRVTDSEGTTTGSTRVCRGGSWYCVAGSCRLAFRHNLDPSDAFSSLGFRLALHPVQ